The following are encoded in a window of Cydia amplana chromosome 20, ilCydAmpl1.1, whole genome shotgun sequence genomic DNA:
- the LOC134657667 gene encoding hexosaminidase D-like, which translates to MPFRTPKLKSVRVRFIIIMSFLVVYVLATYIIAEKYFFIKRKGNTSAPKVELEYVVVHLDLKGAPPKLSYLQSLLPMMKKHGVNGLLIEYEDMFPYEGTLGMLRGLNSYKKKELHAYLTAAVSLGFEIIPLVQTFGHMEFVLKYQEFGFLREALKFPDSICPSTLESQHLVEDMIAQVILFHEAIAPLKYIHVGCNEVYHINKCDLCRRRNATDEELLTEHVKFLIETVHILSPDTTVLIWDDMYRGVKPMDCSNIILTETEVVHWDYTAKPHVDVHINMYKYGRMFDNIWIATAFKGADGRERILPDLNMRFYNHLHWLNFIFDYGTLKKLFKIKGIILTGWSRYDHYAPLCEILPASIPSLIINLILIQKYTSGIVVKNMNDLDVFIDKHIENNLDSSLLCQKHSERFLNKFDSETCHYEESDLYTTLQLLSNAYKYFVIKKNASNDEKSRIEYEYENIKRIVPISALKEFNNVHN; encoded by the exons ATGCCTTTTAGAACaccaaaattaaaaagtgtTAGAGTgcgatttataattattatgtcgTTTCTCGTTGTGTATGTTTTGGCCACGTATATTATCGCCGAAAAGTATTTCTTTATCAAACGCAAGGGCAACACAAGTGCACCAAAGGTGGAGCTAGAATATGTCGTTGTACATCTGGATTTGAAGGGAGCTCCACCAAAGCTGTCGTATCTGCAGTCCCTCCTACCGATGATGAAGAAACATGGGGTCAATGGTCTCCTCATTGAATACGAGGACATGTTTCCCTACGAAGGGACACTGGGAATGTTGAGGGGGTTGAATAGTTACAAAAAGAAAGag CTGCATGCATACCTCACCGCCGCAGTATCACTTGGTTTCGAGATAATCCCCCTGGTCCAAACATTCGGGCACATGGAATTCGTACTCAAGTATCAGGAGTTTGGCTTTTTGAGAGAAGCTCTTAAATTCCCTGACTCCATCTGTCCTAGTACTTTGGAGAGTCAGCATTTAGTGGAAGATATGATTGCACAG GTCATACTTTTTCACGAAGCAATAGCTCCTTTGAAATACATCCATGTAGGTTGCAATGAAGTTTACCATATCAACAAATGTGATCTATGTCGGCGAAGGAATGCCACGGATGA AGAACTGTTAACAGAGCACGTCAAGTTCCTCATTGAGACTGTCCACATCCTTAGTCCAGATACCACCGTTCTCATCTGGGACGACATGTACAGAGGTGTCAAGCCTATGGATTGCAGCAACATCATCTTAACTGAAACCGAAGTTGTACACTGGGACTACACTGCAAAACCCCATGTAGATGTGCACATCAATATGTACAAGTACGGCCGGATGTTTGATAACATCTGGATAGCGACCGCATTTAAAGGAGCTGATGGTAGGGAACGGATACTCCCTGATCTTAATATGAGATTCTACAACCATCTCCACTGGCTAAACTTCATATTTGATTATGGCACTCTGAagaaattgtttaaaattaaaggTATCATACTCACAGGCTGGTCAAGATATGATCATTATGCGCCATTATGTGAAATTCTTCCAGCTTCAATACCgagtttaattattaatttgatcCTCATTCAAAAGTATACAAGTGGAATTGTTGTTAAAAACATGAACGATTTAGATGTTTTCATTGATAAACATATAGAAAACAATCTAGACTCGAGCCTTCTATGTCAGAAACATAGCGAGCGTTTTTTGAATAAATTTGATTCTGAAACGTGTCATTATGAGGAATCTGATCTCTATACTACACTTCAACTTCTTAGTAATGCTTACAAATACTTCGTTATAAAAAAGAATGCCTCAAATGATGAAAAATCGAGGATAGAATATGAATAC GAAAACATTAAAAGGATTGTTCCGATTTCGGCATTAAAAGAATTCAACAATGTCCACA
- the LOC134657669 gene encoding hexosaminidase D-like produces the protein MRVIIVILSLVVYVLATDIITDKYFFIKRKGNRSAPKVELEYVVVHLDLKGAPPKLSYLQSLLPMMKKHGVNGLLIEYEDMFPYEGYLTVLKKRNSYKKKELHAYLTAAASSGFEIIPLVQTFGHMEFALKHPEYVFLREDPEFPDCICPSFSESQDLLTEHVKFLIKTVRILSPDTTVLIWDDMYRSYEPTDFSDFILTDAEVVHWAYTAKPYVDVHINMTLNKYGHMFDNIWIATAFKGADGKERILPDLNIRFNNHLHWLNFIFEYGTLKKLYKIKGIILTGWSRYNHAAPLCEILPASIPSLIINLILIQKYTSGIVLENMKDLNVFIDEHIENNLDSSLLCQNRSKRFLDIFDSNTCHYEESDLYTTLQLLSNAYKYFDIKIKNASNDEKSRIEYEYISESI, from the exons ATGAGAGTcattatagttattttatcCCTCGTTGTGTATGTTTTGGCTACGGATATTATCACCGACAAGTATTTCTTTATCAAACGCAAAGGCAACAGAAGTGCACCAAAAGTGGAGTTAGAATATGTCGTTGTACATCTGGATTTGAAGGGAGCTCCACCAAAGCTGTCGTATCTGCAGTCCCTCCTACCGATGATGAAGAAACATGGGGTCAATGGTCTCCTCATTGAGTACGAGGATATGTTTCCTTACGAAGGATATTTGACAGTATTGAAGAAGCGAAATAGCTATAAGAAGAAAGAG ctGCATGCATATCTCACCGCCGCAGCATCATCTGGTTTCGAGATAATCCCCTTGGTCCAAACGTTCGGGCACATGGAATTCGCCCTAAAGCATCCTGAATACGTCTTTTTAAGAGAAGACCCTGAATTCCCTGACTGTATATGTCCTAGTTTTTCGGAGAGCCA AGACCTGTTAACTGAGCACGTCAAGTTCCTTATCAAGACTGTCCGCATCCTTAGTCCAGACACCACCGTTCTCATCTGGGACGACATGTACAGAAGTTACGAGCCTACAGATTTCAGCGACTTCATCTTAACTGACGCCGAAGTCGTACACTGGGCCTACACTGCAAAACCCTATGTAGATGTGCACATCAATATGACCTTGAACAAGTATGGCCACATGTTCGATAATATCTGGATAGCAACTGCATTTAAAGGAGCTGATGGAAAGGAAAGGATACTCCCTGATCTTAATATTAGATTCAACAACCATCTTCACTGGCTCAACTTTATATTTGAGTATGGCACTCTGAAgaaattgtataaaattaaagGTATCATACTCACAGGCTGGTCAAGATATAACCATGCGGCGCCATTATGTGAAATTCTTCCAGCTTCAATACCgagtttaattattaatttgatccttattcaaAAGTATACAAGTGGAATTGTTCTTGAAAACATGAAAGATTTGAATGTCTTCATTGATGAACATATAGAAAATAATTTAGACTCTAGCCTTCTATGTCAGAATCGCAGCAAGCGTTTTTTGGATATATTTGATTCAAACACATGTCATTATGAGGAATCTGATCTTTATACTACACTTCAACTTCTTAGTAATGCATACAAAtactttgatataaaaataaagaatgcCTCGAATGATGAAAAATCGAGGATAGAATATGAATAC atcagtgaaagcatataa